One segment of Tenrec ecaudatus isolate mTenEca1 chromosome 1, mTenEca1.hap1, whole genome shotgun sequence DNA contains the following:
- the LOC142457883 gene encoding olfactory receptor 7G2-like, giving the protein MIFCAQELSDSHRLSVFPEERPTLFYIQSTWQPLMLEDVSQSESVSSGSAAVAISRNTHLIVLFLDNSIRGINSRAPGNHTVITEFILLGLTDDPELQPIIFNVFLMVYLVTVLGNLLIVFIVISDSHLHTPMYFFLSHLSFTDICVSTTTIPKMLMNILTENQTITFTGCLSQIFFVLVFYAFENFLLAAMAYDRYVAICSPLRYTVIMNPCFCGLLMLLSLLTSLLVALLHSLMILHLSFCTDLEIPQFFCELAQLLKIACSSTLINNILIYIVASILVGVPLSGIIFSYTQIVSSVLRIQSSSGKYKAFSTCGSHLSVVSLFYGTSVGVYVSSLFTESSRKTAVASVMYTVVPQMMNPFIYSLRNKDIKVSLRKFFVWKSSL; this is encoded by the exons ATGATCTTTTGTGCCCAGGAACTTAGTGATTCACACAGACTTTCTGTCTTTCCTGAGGAAAGACCTACTCTGTTCTACATCCAGAGTACATGGCAGCCATTAATGCTTGAGGATGTCAGCCAG AGCGAGTCTGTGTCcagtggttctgctgctgttgctATTTCCAGGAATACACATCTAATTGTCCTTTTCCTTGATAATTCCATCAGAGGCATCAACAGTCGAGCACCAGGAAACCACACAGTCATTACAGAGTTCATTCTCCTGGGACTCACAGATGATCCAGAACTTCAGCCCATCATTTTTAACGTGTTCCTGATGGTGTACCTGGTCACTGTCCTTGGAAACCTGCTCATTGTGTTCATTGTCATCTCTGACTCCCAcctgcacacacccatgtacttctttctctcccatctctcctttaCTGACATCTGTGTAAGCACAACTACCATCCCAAAGATGTTGATGAACATCCTCACAGAGAACCAGACCATCACTTTCACAGGCTGCCTCAGCCAGATATTCTTTGTCCTGGTTTTTTATGCTTTTGAAAATTTTCTTCTAGCAgcaatggcctatgaccgctatgtggccatttgCTCCCCACTGAGGTACACAGTCATCATGAATCCCTGCTTCTGCGGCCTACTCATGCTGCTTTCCTTGCTAACTAGTCTACTGGTTGCCCTGCTGCACAGTCTGATGATTTTGCATCTGTCTTTCTGCACAGACCTGGAAATCCCTCAGTTTTTCTGTGAACTTGCTCAGCTCCTCAAGATTGCCTGCTCCAGCACCCTCATTAATAACATCCTCATATACATTGTTGCTTCTATTTTGGTGGGTGTTCCTTTGTCTGGGATCATATTCTCTTACACCCAAATTGTCTCCTCTGTTTTGAGGATACAATCAtctagtgggaagtataaagcttTTTCCACCTGTGGGTCTCACCTGTCAGTTGTTTCGCTATTCTATGGAACAAGTGTTGGTGTGTATGTAAGTTCTTTATTTACAGAGTCTTCCAGAAAAACGGCAGTAGCCTCAGTGATGTACACTGTAGTGCCCCAAATGATGAATCCTTTCATCTATAGTCTGAGGAACAAAGACATAAAGGTGAGCTTGAGAAAATTCTTTGTTTGGAAGTCTTCTTTGTAA